The following are encoded in a window of Gramella sp. MT6 genomic DNA:
- a CDS encoding glycogen/starch synthase has product MKDKRVLYVSSEVIPYLPETDISSTSFEAAKMVNNLGGQIRIFMPRFGNINERRHQLHEVIRLSGMNLVINDLDMPLIIKVASIPKERMQVYFIDNEDYFKRKATLTDEDGNLFSDNDERAIFFAKGVIETVKKLNWSPDIIHVHGWLSSLLPLYLRNYYGNEPLFRDSKIVTSVYNQSFDGTLDEELRDKILFDGLENANVKHLKTPNFVNLLKTAVDNSDAVVMGGDNVPEELKTYVDKLNKPVLPYTEKENFSHAYQEFYDTKVLSE; this is encoded by the coding sequence ATGAAAGATAAGAGAGTGTTATACGTCTCGTCTGAAGTTATACCCTACTTACCTGAAACCGACATCTCATCAACCTCTTTTGAAGCCGCTAAAATGGTGAACAACCTTGGTGGGCAGATTAGGATTTTTATGCCAAGATTCGGTAATATCAATGAAAGAAGGCATCAATTACATGAGGTAATCAGGCTTTCCGGGATGAATTTAGTCATCAATGATCTGGATATGCCTTTGATCATAAAAGTGGCTTCTATTCCTAAGGAAAGAATGCAGGTCTATTTTATTGATAATGAGGATTATTTTAAAAGAAAGGCAACTTTAACAGATGAAGATGGTAATCTCTTTTCAGATAATGATGAAAGAGCAATTTTCTTTGCCAAAGGAGTTATAGAAACAGTGAAAAAACTTAACTGGTCTCCAGATATTATTCATGTTCATGGATGGTTGTCTTCCTTGTTGCCTCTTTATTTGAGGAATTATTATGGGAATGAGCCATTGTTCAGAGATTCAAAAATTGTTACCTCGGTTTACAATCAAAGTTTTGATGGAACGTTAGATGAGGAGTTACGTGATAAGATATTGTTCGACGGTCTGGAGAATGCGAATGTAAAGCATCTAAAAACTCCAAATTTTGTCAATCTTTTAAAGACAGCCGTAGACAATTCTGATGCCGTGGTTATGGGAGGTGATAATGTTCCTGAAGAATTGAAGACTTACGTTGATAAACTTAATAAACCAGTTCTTCCATATACTGAAAAGGAAAACTTCTCACACGCCTATCAGGAGTTTTATGACACTAAAGTATTGTCTGAATAG
- the panC gene encoding pantoate--beta-alanine ligase gives MQIFREKEPLIQAIQKIKSEGKSVGLVPTMGALHEGHLSLVSNALKDSDQVVVSIFVNPTQFNNPEDLEKYPRNLEKDLDLLKTEPGDIWVFTPTANELYGEQVLSESFDFEGLESVMEGKFRNGHFDGVGTVVKRLFEIITPDKAFFGEKDFQQLQIVRKLTEKTGLPVEIVGCPILREDSGLARSSRNERLSSQNRKEAAFIYETLKEVEKLFGTESADYISKWVENRFKDHPYLELEYFEIADSKTLKKITEKEKGNNYRAFIAVYADEIRLIDNIALNN, from the coding sequence ATGCAGATTTTTAGGGAGAAAGAACCACTTATACAGGCCATTCAGAAGATAAAATCTGAAGGAAAAAGCGTTGGACTCGTTCCAACCATGGGCGCACTTCATGAGGGTCACCTTTCTCTTGTAAGTAATGCCCTTAAAGATTCAGACCAGGTAGTGGTTAGCATATTTGTGAATCCTACCCAATTCAATAATCCTGAAGATCTGGAGAAATACCCACGTAACCTTGAAAAAGATCTTGATCTTTTAAAAACCGAACCAGGTGATATCTGGGTTTTTACGCCCACTGCAAACGAGCTTTATGGAGAGCAGGTACTTTCAGAAAGTTTTGATTTTGAAGGACTGGAATCTGTAATGGAAGGAAAGTTCAGAAACGGCCATTTTGACGGAGTAGGAACCGTTGTAAAACGACTATTCGAAATAATAACTCCAGACAAGGCGTTCTTTGGCGAAAAAGATTTTCAGCAGTTACAAATAGTGCGAAAACTTACAGAGAAGACCGGATTACCGGTGGAGATCGTCGGTTGCCCTATTCTTAGAGAAGATTCCGGACTTGCAAGGTCTTCAAGAAATGAACGTCTAAGTAGCCAAAATCGAAAAGAAGCGGCATTTATTTATGAAACCCTCAAAGAAGTTGAAAAGCTATTTGGCACAGAAAGTGCAGATTACATTTCAAAATGGGTAGAAAATAGATTTAAGGATCACCCATACCTGGAATTGGAATATTTCGAGATCGCCGATTCCAAAACATTGAAAAAAATTACTGAAAAAGAAAAAGGAAATAATTACAGGGCTTTTATTGCAGTTTATGCAGATGAGATTAGGCTAATCGATAATATCGCTCTGAACAATTAA
- the panD gene encoding aspartate 1-decarboxylase, with protein MQIHVVKSKIHRVKVTGADLNYIGSITIDEDLMEAANIIEGEKVQIVNNNNGERLETYVIPGPRNTGEITLNGAAARKVAKGDILIIISYGIMDMEEARNFKPSLVFPDEETNLLK; from the coding sequence ATGCAGATTCACGTAGTAAAATCTAAGATCCACCGAGTAAAAGTAACCGGTGCCGATTTAAACTATATTGGAAGTATTACAATTGACGAAGACCTGATGGAGGCGGCCAATATTATTGAAGGAGAAAAGGTACAGATCGTAAACAATAATAACGGTGAACGTCTGGAAACCTATGTTATTCCGGGTCCTCGTAATACCGGAGAGATCACTTTGAACGGTGCTGCAGCTAGAAAAGTAGCTAAAGGTGATATCCTAATAATTATTTCTTACGGAATCATGGATATGGAAGAAGCCAGAAACTTCAAGCCATCCCTCGTATTTCCAGACGAAGAAACCAATCTTTTGAAGTAG
- a CDS encoding lysylphosphatidylglycerol synthase transmembrane domain-containing protein, which translates to MNKKLIRILKISIPLFLGIFLIWYSLNSSTAQERQQLWQSILDANKFWIIVSFLLGTISHFSRAYRWKYMLEPMGYKSSQSNRFMAVMAAYLANFGIPRSGEVLRAVTLTTYEDVPFEKGFGTIISERVADLLILMLIVGVALIFQTDDLLAYLQDQNIDPFNTFLIFLGLVGIIILGLNIVRRSKWLPFQKIRTLAKGLLEGMKSILKMKQKWAFIFHTAFIWTLYLLMFFVIQLSIPETSNTPVGIIMAAFVVGSFAVSATNGGIGVYPLAVGGVLMFFGVQEHAAEAFGWISWATQTAVVLIFGGLSFILLPLLNNRK; encoded by the coding sequence TTGAACAAAAAGCTCATTAGAATACTAAAGATCAGTATCCCCTTATTTTTGGGGATTTTTTTGATCTGGTATTCTCTGAATAGTTCTACTGCGCAGGAGCGTCAACAATTATGGCAGAGCATTTTAGATGCGAATAAGTTCTGGATTATAGTCTCCTTTCTTTTAGGTACTATTTCCCATTTTTCCCGGGCTTATAGGTGGAAATACATGCTGGAACCAATGGGATATAAGTCCTCCCAATCTAATAGGTTTATGGCTGTAATGGCTGCATATCTGGCTAATTTCGGGATTCCGAGATCTGGAGAAGTGCTTAGAGCAGTTACCCTTACCACCTATGAAGATGTTCCTTTCGAGAAAGGATTTGGGACTATAATTTCTGAAAGAGTGGCAGATCTACTTATCCTCATGTTGATAGTGGGAGTCGCTTTAATTTTCCAGACCGATGACCTGCTGGCATATTTACAGGATCAAAACATAGATCCTTTTAATACCTTCTTGATTTTCCTGGGACTGGTTGGGATCATTATCTTGGGCCTTAATATTGTACGCCGGTCTAAATGGCTGCCATTTCAAAAAATAAGAACCTTGGCTAAAGGCCTTTTGGAAGGCATGAAAAGCATCCTGAAAATGAAACAGAAATGGGCCTTCATCTTTCATACAGCCTTCATCTGGACTCTATACTTGCTAATGTTCTTTGTGATCCAGCTTAGTATTCCTGAAACATCGAATACTCCAGTTGGTATTATTATGGCTGCATTTGTGGTTGGCTCTTTCGCTGTCTCTGCAACTAATGGAGGAATAGGCGTTTATCCGCTGGCAGTGGGTGGTGTTTTGATGTTTTTTGGCGTTCAGGAGCATGCCGCCGAAGCCTTTGGATGGATCTCTTGGGCCACGCAAACCGCTGTAGTCCTTATATTTGGAGGATTATCCTTTATTTTACTACCACTTTTAAACAATAGGAAATAA
- a CDS encoding alpha/beta hydrolase-fold protein produces the protein MKRLLLLLMAILLPLANFAQIKYESLSSEKLGETRQIKIQLPRNYEENIEKRYPVVVVLDGDYLFEPVAGMVDYYSYWEDAPEMIVVGINQDGIRTKDTYYSEQNFLPEGKGAKFFEFIGMELLAQLDQKYRTANFRIIVGHDFTSNFINYYLLKQDPIFQGYINLSPDLAPQMADRITNALNTAESRKWYYMATASSDIPNLKEDILSFDNQLKGLENERVAYTFDNFEDATHYSLVGKAIPAALQSMFEIYRPISTKDYNEKLLQTSVSPTEFLANKYTSIEELYGIKRKISLNDFMAVYRAIEKTRNWEEYKDLYKMAHDHYPGTMLGTFFEARYEEETGNPKRAMRIYQNAYGQEKIAFLDSDFMLEKADAIKKDFGY, from the coding sequence ATGAAACGATTATTACTTTTGCTAATGGCAATCCTATTGCCGTTGGCCAACTTTGCGCAGATAAAATACGAAAGTTTATCTTCCGAAAAGCTTGGCGAAACCAGGCAGATCAAGATCCAGTTACCTAGAAATTACGAGGAAAATATAGAAAAACGCTATCCGGTAGTAGTGGTACTTGACGGCGATTATTTATTCGAGCCCGTAGCAGGTATGGTAGACTATTATTCTTACTGGGAAGATGCCCCGGAAATGATAGTGGTGGGAATCAACCAGGATGGGATCAGAACTAAAGACACTTATTATTCTGAACAAAACTTTCTTCCTGAAGGAAAAGGAGCAAAATTCTTTGAATTTATCGGAATGGAATTACTAGCCCAATTAGATCAAAAGTATCGCACGGCAAACTTCAGAATTATTGTAGGTCATGACTTTACTTCAAATTTCATCAATTACTATTTACTAAAACAGGATCCTATTTTCCAGGGATATATTAACCTAAGTCCAGATCTTGCTCCACAAATGGCAGACAGGATCACCAATGCCTTGAATACAGCAGAATCCAGAAAATGGTACTATATGGCCACAGCCAGTTCAGACATCCCTAATTTAAAAGAAGACATTTTAAGTTTTGATAACCAATTGAAAGGCCTGGAAAATGAAAGAGTAGCTTATACCTTTGATAATTTCGAAGATGCCACGCACTACTCTTTGGTTGGAAAAGCCATTCCGGCTGCTTTACAGAGTATGTTTGAAATATACAGACCTATTTCTACTAAGGATTACAACGAGAAATTACTTCAAACCTCGGTATCTCCTACCGAATTTCTTGCAAACAAGTATACCTCTATTGAAGAATTGTACGGAATCAAAAGAAAGATAAGCCTGAACGATTTTATGGCTGTTTACAGGGCTATAGAAAAGACCAGAAACTGGGAAGAATACAAGGACCTTTATAAAATGGCCCACGACCATTATCCCGGGACCATGTTAGGAACCTTCTTCGAGGCTCGATATGAAGAAGAAACCGGTAATCCTAAAAGAGCTATGAGAATCTATCAGAATGCTTACGGGCAGGAAAAGATAGCATTCCTGGATTCAGATTTTATGCTTGAAAAAGCCGACGCGATTAAAAAAGATTTCGGTTATTAG
- the radA gene encoding DNA repair protein RadA — translation MAKVKTTYFCQKCGAQYSKWQGKCNSCGDWNTIVEELVQKPDPKDWKTSAKKEAKKAARPLLIADIENTPQNRLNTGNNELDRVLGGGLVPGSLTLLGGEPGIGKSTLLLQISLGLKFRVLYVSGEESQQQIKMRAERINPNPANCFILTETKTQNIFRQVEEVEPEVVIIDSIQTLHSDYIESSPGSISQIRECTAELIKFAKESNTPVILIGHITKEGSIAGPKVLEHMVDTVLQFEGDRNHVYRILRAHKNRFGSTHELGIYEMQGSGLREVTNPSEILISKNDEDLSGTAIASTLEGMRPLMIEIQALVSTAVYGTPQRSTTGYNAKRLNMLLAVLEKRAGFRLGAKDVFLNVTGGISVDDPAIDLAVIAAILSSNEDIALLKDICFAAEVGLAGEIRPVTRIEQRILEAEKLGFASFMVSKQSKIPKSNFHIRIIKVAKIEDVVAHLFE, via the coding sequence ATGGCCAAGGTTAAGACCACTTATTTTTGTCAGAAATGCGGAGCTCAATATTCTAAATGGCAGGGGAAATGTAACTCCTGTGGCGATTGGAACACTATAGTTGAAGAATTAGTTCAAAAACCAGATCCCAAGGACTGGAAAACTTCTGCAAAAAAAGAAGCTAAAAAAGCAGCCAGACCATTACTGATTGCGGATATAGAAAACACTCCACAAAACCGGCTTAATACCGGTAATAATGAACTGGACCGGGTTCTTGGCGGTGGCCTCGTACCCGGTTCTTTAACTTTACTAGGTGGTGAACCCGGAATTGGAAAAAGTACATTGTTATTACAGATCTCCCTCGGGCTGAAATTCCGTGTACTTTACGTTTCAGGAGAAGAAAGTCAGCAACAAATAAAAATGCGGGCAGAACGTATCAATCCGAATCCTGCGAATTGTTTTATACTCACCGAGACCAAGACCCAGAATATTTTCCGTCAGGTAGAAGAAGTAGAACCAGAGGTGGTTATTATTGATTCTATCCAGACACTACATAGCGATTATATTGAAAGTTCTCCTGGAAGTATTTCCCAGATAAGAGAATGTACCGCAGAGCTAATAAAATTTGCCAAGGAAAGCAATACTCCGGTCATTTTGATTGGCCATATTACTAAAGAGGGTAGTATTGCCGGACCAAAAGTACTGGAACATATGGTAGACACCGTACTTCAATTTGAGGGCGACCGCAATCATGTTTATAGAATTCTTAGAGCTCATAAGAACAGATTTGGCTCTACCCATGAATTAGGCATTTATGAAATGCAAGGCAGTGGATTAAGAGAAGTTACCAATCCTTCAGAAATCCTGATCTCAAAGAATGATGAGGACTTAAGTGGTACAGCAATCGCTTCTACCCTTGAAGGAATGCGTCCTTTGATGATCGAGATTCAGGCTTTAGTAAGCACAGCCGTTTACGGTACCCCGCAACGTTCAACTACAGGATACAATGCCAAAAGGCTTAATATGTTATTGGCGGTACTGGAAAAAAGAGCTGGCTTCAGGCTTGGCGCAAAAGATGTTTTCCTGAATGTGACCGGTGGAATTAGCGTTGATGATCCCGCGATAGACCTTGCAGTCATTGCCGCGATATTATCTTCCAACGAAGATATCGCCTTATTAAAAGACATTTGTTTCGCAGCGGAAGTTGGTCTGGCGGGCGAGATTAGACCCGTAACCAGAATTGAACAGCGCATCCTGGAGGCTGAAAAACTTGGTTTTGCCTCCTTTATGGTTTCTAAACAAAGTAAGATCCCAAAGTCCAATTTTCATATCAGAATTATCAAGGTGGCCAAAATTGAAGATGTTGTGGCTCATTTATTTGAATAG
- a CDS encoding M23 family metallopeptidase, which yields MQLKQLSLLFIVFILVSCSQLEKAEKLIAGLSEREQYKRNNNLTDELFDIWKQRHEKALTDSLQIELPYSESGVLKPRNFAIYSYETYLIPGEVLTAEIITDSSSTLVFKDIYKKNESETNKFEKITSGNTESRSLTFEVDQKGLYKLIFQPEIEANTPFQINISKNPAYLFPVENGQNSDIGSYWGDMRDGGKRNHEGIDIFANRGTPVVAATGGRVRFTGEKGLGGKQVWLRDTHRNQSLYYAHLDSIKPGIRKVKAGDTLGFVGNTGNARTTPPHLHFGIYKRGSGAIDPIGFVYSTISQNQQTEIENDIASRIKVKSSSANFRNKPATNNSKVLKKGELGEILYVQGKTTNWYHVRDSLDRPLFIHESVVTPAN from the coding sequence ATGCAATTAAAACAACTAAGCTTATTATTTATAGTTTTCATCCTGGTATCCTGTTCGCAACTCGAAAAGGCTGAAAAGCTCATAGCAGGACTTTCTGAAAGGGAGCAATACAAAAGAAACAACAATCTCACTGATGAGCTTTTTGATATCTGGAAACAACGTCATGAAAAAGCACTAACAGATAGTCTCCAGATAGAGCTTCCTTACTCAGAATCTGGCGTATTAAAACCCAGGAATTTCGCGATCTACTCATACGAAACCTATCTAATTCCTGGTGAAGTGCTTACCGCAGAAATTATTACCGACAGCTCCTCTACACTAGTATTTAAAGATATTTATAAAAAGAATGAAAGTGAAACTAACAAATTTGAAAAGATCACTTCCGGAAATACCGAATCCAGATCGTTAACTTTTGAGGTTGATCAGAAAGGCCTTTACAAACTAATATTTCAGCCAGAGATCGAGGCCAATACTCCATTTCAGATAAATATCAGTAAAAATCCTGCTTATCTATTTCCTGTAGAGAATGGTCAAAATTCTGATATAGGAAGCTACTGGGGAGATATGCGTGATGGCGGAAAAAGAAATCATGAGGGCATCGATATTTTTGCAAATAGAGGAACTCCGGTTGTCGCTGCAACTGGCGGCAGAGTTCGATTTACCGGAGAAAAAGGTCTTGGTGGCAAACAGGTGTGGCTAAGAGATACCCATCGCAATCAATCCCTTTATTATGCTCATCTTGATAGCATCAAACCCGGAATTAGAAAAGTTAAAGCCGGTGACACCCTGGGATTTGTAGGTAATACAGGAAATGCAAGAACCACTCCTCCACATCTGCATTTTGGAATTTACAAGAGAGGTTCCGGAGCGATAGACCCTATTGGCTTTGTATATTCAACAATTAGCCAGAATCAACAAACCGAAATTGAAAATGATATCGCTTCAAGAATAAAAGTGAAATCTAGTTCAGCGAATTTCAGAAATAAACCAGCCACTAACAATTCCAAGGTTTTAAAGAAAGGCGAGTTAGGGGAGATATTATATGTTCAGGGAAAAACGACGAACTGGTACCACGTGAGGGACAGCCTGGACCGTCCCCTATTTATCCATGAAAGCGTGGTGACTCCTGCTAATTAA
- a CDS encoding NADP(H)-dependent aldo-keto reductase, with protein MKFTTLPNTDIKVSKICLGSMTWGQQNTEAEGHEQIDFALDKGVNFIDTAEMYSVPADPETQGSTESIIGTWLKKSGRRDDVVIASKIAGPSDMVSHVRPDLGFHKEAMEDAIHKSLKRLQTDYIDLYQLHWPERNTNFFGQLGYKHSDEEEWEDNFKQVLENLNDFVKQGKIRQIGLSNETPFGLMRFLEESRNNGLPRPVTVQNPYSLLNRKDEIGLTEIYHRENVGLFPYSPLGMGTLSGKHLDGIKENTRLSLFPQYKRYSNEESVKATRTYKELADKHNLSLTHMALAFVNQQPFVTSNIIGATSLEQLDENIKSIDVVLSEEILKEIDEIHHAIPNPAP; from the coding sequence ATGAAATTTACCACTCTTCCCAATACAGATATAAAAGTTAGTAAGATATGCCTAGGTTCTATGACCTGGGGTCAACAGAATACCGAGGCTGAAGGTCATGAGCAAATAGATTTTGCTTTGGATAAAGGCGTCAACTTTATCGATACGGCAGAAATGTATTCGGTCCCGGCAGATCCTGAAACACAAGGTAGCACTGAAAGCATCATAGGAACCTGGCTTAAAAAATCGGGTAGAAGAGACGACGTGGTTATTGCCTCCAAAATAGCAGGACCTTCAGATATGGTTTCGCATGTTAGACCAGATCTAGGGTTTCATAAAGAAGCTATGGAAGACGCGATCCATAAGAGTTTAAAAAGACTTCAGACAGATTATATTGACCTTTATCAATTACATTGGCCAGAAAGAAATACTAATTTCTTTGGTCAGTTGGGATATAAACATTCTGATGAGGAAGAATGGGAGGACAATTTTAAGCAGGTCCTGGAAAACCTGAATGACTTTGTAAAACAGGGGAAGATAAGACAGATAGGTCTTTCTAATGAAACTCCTTTTGGCCTTATGCGTTTCCTGGAAGAAAGCCGGAATAATGGATTGCCCAGACCGGTGACAGTTCAGAACCCATACAGCCTGTTAAATAGAAAGGATGAAATTGGGCTTACAGAGATTTATCATCGCGAAAATGTAGGTCTTTTTCCATATTCACCTTTAGGGATGGGAACTTTAAGTGGAAAGCACCTTGATGGGATTAAAGAAAATACAAGATTGAGCTTGTTTCCGCAGTATAAAAGATATTCCAATGAAGAATCTGTGAAGGCGACCAGGACGTACAAAGAGCTTGCAGATAAGCATAATTTGAGTCTTACTCATATGGCTTTGGCATTCGTAAATCAGCAGCCATTTGTGACCAGCAACATTATTGGAGCTACCAGTTTAGAACAATTGGATGAAAATATTAAAAGTATAGATGTGGTGCTTTCTGAAGAGATCTTAAAAGAAATTGATGAGATCCATCACGCTATTCCGAATCCTGCACCTTAA